From Streptomyces sp. Edi4, one genomic window encodes:
- a CDS encoding cytidine deaminase, with protein MTPTPDWEALRTAAREAMSRAYAPYSGYPVGAAALVDDGRTVTGCNVENASYGIGLCAECGLVSALQLSGGGRLTHFTCVDGHGDVLVPCGRCRQLLFEFGGPDLLLETPKGVLTLAEMLPQAFGPDHLK; from the coding sequence ATGACGCCCACGCCCGACTGGGAGGCCCTGCGCACGGCCGCGCGCGAGGCCATGTCCCGCGCCTACGCGCCGTACTCGGGCTACCCGGTCGGCGCGGCGGCCCTGGTGGACGACGGGCGCACGGTCACCGGCTGCAACGTCGAGAACGCCTCGTACGGCATCGGCCTGTGCGCCGAGTGCGGGCTCGTCTCGGCGCTCCAGCTCTCCGGCGGCGGCCGCCTGACGCACTTCACCTGCGTCGACGGCCACGGCGACGTGCTGGTGCCGTGCGGCCGCTGCCGTCAGCTGCTCTTCGAATTCGGCGGCCCGGACCTCCTGTTGGAGACCCCGAAGGGTGTGCTCACGCTCGCCGAGATGCTGCCCCAGGCCTTCGGCCCGGACCACCTGAAGTAA
- a CDS encoding thymidine phosphorylase — protein MDVISVIRTKRDRGELSPEQIDWVIDAYTRGVVADEQMSALAMAILLNGMNRKEIARWTAAMIASGERMNFDSLSRPTADKHSTGGVGDKITLPLAPLVAACGAAVPQLSGRGLGHTGGTLDKLESIPGWRALLSNEEMLNVLDTTGAVICAAGDGLAPADKKLYALRDVTGTVEAIPLIASSIMSKKIAEGTGSLVLDVKVGTGAFMKTIEDARELASTMVALGTDSGVKTVALLTDMSTPLGLTAGNALEVRESVEVLAGGGPADVVELTIALAREMLDAAGIKDADPAKALADGSAMDVWRRMIAAQGGDPDAKLPVAREQHVVTAPSSGVLTRLDAYDIGVAAWRLGAGRARKEDPVQAGAGVELHAKPGDTVTAGQPLLTLHTDTPEKFAYALESLGGSYDVAPAGTAFSATPIVRERIA, from the coding sequence ATGGACGTCATCTCCGTCATCCGCACCAAGCGAGACCGGGGCGAGCTGTCTCCCGAGCAGATCGACTGGGTCATCGACGCGTACACGCGCGGGGTGGTCGCCGATGAGCAGATGTCCGCCCTGGCCATGGCGATCCTCCTCAACGGCATGAACCGCAAGGAGATCGCCCGCTGGACGGCGGCCATGATCGCCTCCGGCGAGCGCATGAACTTCGACTCCCTCTCGCGCCCGACCGCCGACAAGCACTCCACCGGCGGAGTCGGCGACAAGATCACCCTGCCGCTCGCCCCGCTGGTCGCCGCGTGCGGCGCGGCCGTGCCGCAGCTCTCGGGCCGGGGTCTTGGCCACACCGGCGGCACCCTGGACAAGCTGGAGTCCATCCCCGGCTGGCGCGCGCTGCTCTCCAACGAGGAGATGCTGAACGTCCTGGACACCACCGGCGCGGTCATCTGCGCGGCGGGCGACGGCCTGGCCCCGGCGGACAAGAAGCTGTACGCGCTGCGCGACGTGACCGGCACGGTGGAAGCGATCCCCCTGATCGCCTCGTCCATCATGTCGAAGAAGATCGCGGAGGGTACCGGCTCCCTCGTCCTGGACGTGAAGGTCGGCACCGGCGCGTTCATGAAGACCATCGAGGACGCGCGTGAACTCGCCTCCACGATGGTCGCGTTGGGCACGGACAGCGGCGTCAAGACGGTGGCCCTGCTCACCGACATGTCCACCCCGCTCGGCCTCACGGCGGGCAACGCCCTGGAAGTGCGGGAATCCGTCGAGGTGTTGGCGGGCGGCGGCCCCGCCGACGTCGTCGAGCTCACCATCGCGCTGGCCCGCGAGATGCTGGACGCGGCGGGCATCAAGGACGCCGACCCGGCCAAGGCCCTCGCGGACGGCTCCGCGATGGACGTGTGGCGCCGGATGATCGCGGCGCAGGGCGGCGACCCGGACGCGAAGCTCCCCGTGGCGCGCGAGCAGCACGTCGTGACCGCGCCCTCCTCGGGCGTCCTGACCCGCCTGGACGCGTACGACATCGGCGTCGCCGCCTGGCGCCTCGGCGCGGGCCGCGCCCGCAAGGAGGACCCGGTGCAGGCGGGCGCGGGCGTCGAGCTCCACGCCAAGCCCGGCGACACGGTGACGGCCGGCCAGCCGCTGCTGACCCTGCACACGGACACGCCGGAGAAGTTCGCGTACGCGCTGGAGTCGTTGGGTGGCTCCTACGACGTGGCGCCGGCGGGAACGGCCTTCTCGGCGACCCCGATCGTGCGGGAACGTATCGCTTGA
- a CDS encoding Uma2 family endonuclease, with translation MSALTVGHDPGQGWDDVVRLWEGTDWPEGCKVEIIEGIVTVSPPPSNAHNDIADSVQRRLYGAIPEDWGIYQTLGAAVPSRSSLYIPDLAVVPKGLLHEGSGSYISAAAAELVVEITSKANAVHDRVTKAAGYASAGVPLYLLIDRWAPAGPMTTLYGEPKGDVYRVLETVKFGEVIRLPAPFGPGLDTGAFPVD, from the coding sequence ATGAGCGCACTCACGGTTGGCCACGACCCCGGCCAGGGTTGGGACGACGTCGTCCGCCTCTGGGAGGGGACGGACTGGCCCGAGGGCTGCAAGGTGGAGATCATCGAGGGGATCGTCACCGTGTCACCACCGCCGTCCAATGCCCACAACGACATCGCCGACAGTGTTCAGCGGCGCTTGTACGGGGCCATCCCCGAAGACTGGGGGATCTATCAGACGCTGGGAGCGGCAGTGCCCTCCCGCAGCAGTCTGTACATCCCCGACCTCGCCGTGGTGCCGAAGGGCCTCTTGCACGAAGGGTCCGGCAGCTACATCTCGGCGGCCGCAGCCGAGTTGGTCGTGGAGATCACCTCGAAGGCCAACGCGGTCCACGACCGCGTGACGAAGGCGGCGGGCTATGCCTCCGCGGGCGTTCCGCTCTACCTCCTCATCGACCGCTGGGCTCCGGCCGGCCCCATGACCACGCTCTATGGCGAGCCGAAGGGCGATGTCTACCGGGTTCTGGAGACGGTCAAGTTCGGTGAGGTGATCCGGCTGCCCGCGCCGTTCGGACCGGGGCTGGACACGGGGGCTTTTCCTGTCGACTAG